One genomic window of Gossypium hirsutum isolate 1008001.06 chromosome D11, Gossypium_hirsutum_v2.1, whole genome shotgun sequence includes the following:
- the LOC107947822 gene encoding protein MAINTENANCE OF MERISTEMS-like has protein sequence MARLIGNDEHTSDAANNVDSFRVLRGRVSVLKKAPDARLMPYLELAGFGSVALIRSSDLRFDLLSALVERWHSETHTFHFPCRECTVTLEDVALQLGLPIDGSPVTGVSSFTDPAALCYQLLGDSPGDGESYFSGIKFTWLKAKIGQLSANATEGELMCAARAYIMHMVGAVLMPDANGDNVHLMYLPLLADLSIARSYSWGSAILAMLYRSIPNNKNYFK, from the exons atggctCGATTGATTGGAAACGATGAACACACATCTGATGCGGCTAATAACGtg GACTCGTTCCGAGTATTAAGGGGTCGTGTGAGTGTTTTAAAGAAGGCTCCGGATGCACGATTGATGCCGTACTTGGAGCTAGCCGGATTTGGGTCAGTAGCATTGATCCGGTCCTCTGACTTGCGCTTTGATTTATTATCTGCGCTAGTGGAGCGGTGGCACtcggagacccacacttttcattttccgTGCAGGGAATGCACGGTGACCTTGGAGGATGTTGCATTGCAGCTTGGGCTCCCAATTGACGGGAGTCCCGTAACGGGAGTATCTTCATTTACCGATCCGGCTGCACTTTGTTATCAGCTCCTAGGAGACTCGCCAGGTGACGGTGAGTCATATTTTTCTGGCATAAAATTTACATGGTTGAAAGCCAAAATTGGACAATTATCAGCGAATGCCACTGAAGGTGAGTTAATGTGCGCTGCTCGAGCGTACATCATGCATATGGTAGGGGCAGTACTCATGCCTGATGCAAACGGCGACAATGTGCATTTGATGTACTTGCCCCTGTTAGCTGATTTGTCCATTGCTAGGTCGTATAGCTGGGGTTCTGCCATTCTAGCAATGTTGTACCGGTCAATTccgaataataaaaattatttcaaatga